From a region of the Lactuca sativa cultivar Salinas chromosome 4, Lsat_Salinas_v11, whole genome shotgun sequence genome:
- the LOC111914703 gene encoding UDP-arabinose 4-epimerase 1 isoform X3, whose product MSVHNVNTLIYSSTCATYGEPEKMPITEETPQNPINPYGKAKKMSEDIIQDFHQNSDMAVMILRYFNVIGSDPDGRLGEAPRPELREHGRISGACFDAARGITNGLKVRGTDYKTPDGTCIRDYIDVTDLVDAHVKALENAKPGHVGIYNVGTGKGRSVKEFVEACKKATGASIKVDYLPRRPGDYAEVYSDPSKILRELNWSARHTDLEKSLEVAWKWQKSHHNGYGSIKTIF is encoded by the exons ATGTCAGTACATAATGTTAATACACTTATATATTCTAGCACATGTGCTACATATGGGGAACCTGAAAAGATGCCAATTACAGAAGAAACCCCTCAAAATCCTATTAATCCATATGGGAAAGCCAAAAAGATGTCTGAAGATATCATTCAAGATTTTCATCAAAACTCAGACATGGCAGTTATGATTTTAAG ATACTTCAATGTGATTGGTTCAGATCCAGATGGAAGATTAGGAGAAGCACCAAGACCAGAGTTACGTGAACATGGAAGAATATCAGGTGCATGTTTTGATGCAGCTCGTGGAATTACCAATGGGCTCAAG GTTCGAGGAACAGACTATAAAACCCCAGATGGAACTTGCATACGTGACTACATTGATGTTACTGATTTAGTTGATGCTCATGTAAAAGCACTTGAGAATGCAAAACCTGGCCATGTTGGGATTTACAATGTTGGAACAGGAAAAG GTAGATCAGTTAAAGAGTTTGTGGAAGCATGTAAGAAGGCAACAGGGGCATCGATTAAAGTGGACTACCTGCCACGTAGGCCTGGTGACTATGCTGAGGTGTACAGTGACCCATCAAAGATACTTCGGGAACTCAACTGGTCAGCTCGGCACACTGATTTAGAAAAAAGTTTGGAGGTTGCATGGAAATGGCAGAAGTCACATCATAATGGATATGGGTCCATAAAGACTATATTTTGA
- the LOC111914702 gene encoding replication factor C subunit 1 isoform X1, producing MQPDIRKWFMKQHDKADDNGKAPKPAKPTLAIPGKVSTAKDASPSSPVKSAQGGQESSGRRKTSKYFASDKQNKEDPSEISEVTAKRKAKSDDVKPSPVKKSRKVDDDDDDDDDFVMPKTEKSSVEATPSKKLKSGSGKGIPIASVKEDDVVISPKSAGRGRGRGRTAGGRGTKLESDEGNADDDEDAKEVKSAGRGRGGRGGSAAAGGGRGGGRGGFMAFGERKDPPHKGEKEVPEGSAECLSGLTFVISGTLDSLEREEAEDLIKRYGGRVTGSVSKKTNYLLCDEDIGGRKSAKAKELGTGFLTEDGLFDMIRASNRSKSTKKEDPKKQVDKIATPSKASPIKGGNKKEEVCESPQKGKATTHASPGVASSMRKKPTVGQSSLPWTEKYKPKVPNDIIGNQSLVKQLHDWLIHWNDNFLNGASKAKGKKQSDSGAKKAILLSGTPGIGKTTSAKLVSQMLGFQTIEVNASDSRGKADAKIEKGIGSSTANSVKELVSNQSLSVDFDRSKHPKAVLIMDEVDGMSAGDRGGVADLIASIKISKIPIICICNDRYSQKLKSLVNYCLLLSFRKPTKQQMAKRLLQVANAEKIQVNEVALEELAERVNGDMRMALNQLQYMSLSMSVIKFDDVRQRLLTSSKDEDISPFTAVDKLFGYNGGKLRMDERFDLSMSDMDLVPLLIQENYINYRPSTAGKDENGLKRLNLIARAADSIASGDIINVQIRRYQKWQLSQSSSLVSAIIPAALLRGQRETLEQGERNFNRFGGWLGKNSTMGKNYRLLEDAHVHLLASLQFNLGRSTLCLDYLSLLLKHMTDPLKTLPKDEGVEKVVEFMDAYSISQEDFESLMLMSKFQGRPNLLEGVQPAVKAALTKAYNKGSKTRVIRTADLITLPGIKKAPKKRVQAMLEPVDVGDATVENEENNSDDVEDLEGDAEEEKPKVDIASLSSKGIQVQVDAKKASGSKKAPAAGGGGGRGRGGGAAPKRKR from the exons atg CAGCCAGATATCAGAAAATGGTTCATGAAGCAACATGACAAAGCAGATGATAATGGCAAAGCACCAAAACCTGCAAAACCCACACTTGCGATACCTGGGAAGGTGTCAACTGCTAAAGATGCCTCACCTTCATCACCTGTGAAATCC GCACAAGGTGGTCAAGAAAGTTCCGGGAGGCGGAAAACCAGTAAATACTTTGCCAGTGACAAACAAAACAAAGAAGATCCTTCAGAAATATCTGAAGTCACAGCAAAAAGAAAGGCAAAGAGTGATGATGTGAAGCCGTCACCTGTAAAGAAGTCACGGAAagtggatgatgatgatgatgatgatgacgacttTGTAATGCCCAAAACTGAAAAAAGCTCAGTTGAAGCAACTCCTAGTAAGAAACTTAAGAGTGGTTCAGGTAAGGGAATTCCCATTGCAAGTGTGAAAGAAGATGATGTTGTGATAAGTCCTAAATCTGCTGGAAGAGGTCGTGGTAGGGGTAGGACAGCTGGTGGAAGGGGGACAAAGTTGGAAAGTGATGAGGGCAATgctgatgatgatgaggatgctAAGGAGGTTAAGTCTGCTGGCCGTGGTCGTGGTGGAAGGGGTGGTTCAGCGGCGGCAGGTGGTGGAAGAGGTGGTGGGCGTGGTGGATTCATGGCTTTCGGTGAAAGAAAAGATCCTCCCCACAAAGGAGAAAAG GAAGTTCCGGAAGGTTCTGCTGAGTGTTTATCTGGTTTGACATTTGTCATCAGTGGAACACTCGACAGTTTGGAAAGAGAAGAAGCTGAAGATTTGATTAAACGATATGGTGGTCGTGTTACTGGATCTGTTAGCAAGAAAACG AATTATCTTTTATGCGATGAAGATATTGGCGGAAGGAAATCAGCAAAAGCAAAAGAGCTAGG TACTGGTTTTCTCACTGAGGATGGATTGTTTGACATGATTCGTGCATCAAATCGTTCAAAATCCACCAAAAAAGAAGATCCCAAGAAACAAGTGGACAAAATAGCAACACCTTCAAAAGCAAGCCCTATTAAAGGAGGAAATAAAa AGGAAGAAGTTTGTGAATCTCCACAAAAGGGTAAAGCTACCACGCATGCTAGTCCAGGTGTCGCTTCTTCCATGCGGAAAAAACCAACAGTGGGCCAGTCTTCACTACCATGGACAGAAAAGTACAAACCAAAGGTTCCAAATGATATCATTGGGAATCAGTCTCTAGTTAAGCAGCTTCATGATTGGTTGATACATTGGAATGATAATTTCCTAAATGGTGCCAGCAAGGCGAAGGGAAAGAAACAGAGCGACTCAGGGGCAAAGAAGGCAATATTGCTAAGTGGTACACCTGGCATAGGGAAGACCACGTCAGCAAAGTTGGTTAGTCAGATGCTTGGGTTCCAGACAATTGAGGTTAATGCCAGTGATAGTCGTGGAAAAGCTGATGCCAAAATTGAAAAGGGAATTGGTAGTAGCACTGCTAATTCTGTAAAAGAGCTTGTTAGTAATCAATCTttaagtgttgactttgaccggtcAAAGCATCCAAAGGCGGTGTTGATTATGGATGAGGTTGATGGTATGTCTGCTGGAGATAGAGGTGGTGTGGCTGATCTTATTGCCAGCATTAAAATATCTAAAATCCCTATAATTTGTATATGCAATGATCGATATAGTCAAAAACTAAAAAGCTTGGTCAACTACTGCTTACTTCTTTCCTTCCGGAAACCAACAAAACAACAAATGGCGAAAAGATTGTTACAAGTTGCAAATGCAGAAAAGATTCAAGTAAATGAGGTGGCACTTGAGGAACTAGCTGAAAGAGTTAATGGAGATATGCGTATGGCTCTGAATCAATTACAATACATGAGTCTCTCAATGTCTGTCATTAAGTTTGATGATGTGAGACAACGCCTTCTTACTAGCTCTAAAGACGAAGACATTTCTCCATTTACAGCAGTTGATAA GTTGTTTGGTTACAATGGTGGAAAGCTACGGATGGATGAACGGTTTGATCTGAGCATGAGtgatatggatttagtacctcTTTTGATTCAGGAAAACTATATAAACTACAGGCCAAGTACAGCTGGCAAAGATGAGAATGGTCTCAAGAGGTTGAACTTGATCGCACGTGCTGCTGATTCAATTGCAAGTGGAGATATAATCAATGTACAAATAAGAAGATATCAAAAGTGGCAACTCTCTCAAAGTAGTTCGCTCGTGTCAGCTATAATCCC GGCTGCTTTGTTACGTGGACAAAGGGAAACACTTGAACAG ggtgaacgaaacTTTAACAGATTTGGGGGGTGGCTTGGAAAGAACTCTACCATGGGAAAGAATTATAGGCTTCTTGAAGATGCTCATGTTCATCTTTTAGCTTCTCTACAATTCAATTTGGGCAG GTCGACCCTGTGTCTCGATTATCTGTCTCTTCTACTTAAGCACATGACTGATCCATTAAAGACACTGCCAAAG gatgaaggtgttgaaaaGGTCGTGGAGTTTATGGATGCATACTCTATTAGTCAGGAGGATTTTGAGTCACTGATGCTGATGTCCAAGTTTCAG GGGAGGCCGAATTTACTTGAGGGTGTGCAACCTGCTGTGAAAGCTGCACTGACGAAGGCGTACAATAAAGGAAGCAAGACACGGGTGATACGTACAGCAGATTTGATCACACTTCCAGGCATTAAAAAAGCTCCAAAGAAACGGGTTCAAGCAATGCTAGAGCCAGTAGATGTTGGTGATGCAACAGTGGAGAATGAGGAAAACAACTCGGATGATGTTGAGGATTTGG aaggtGATGCTGAGGAGGAAAAGCCTAAAGTGGACATTGCAAGCCTCTCTTCAAAAG gaATTCAAGTACAAGTGGATGCAAAAAAGGCTTCAGGCTCAAAGAAGGCCCCTGCTGCAGGAGGAGGAGGAGGCAGGGGAAGAGGGGGTGGTGCTGCTCCCAAAAGGAAAAGATGA
- the LOC111914702 gene encoding replication factor C subunit 1 isoform X2: MPDIRKWFMKQHDKADDNGKAPKPAKPTLAIPGKVSTAKDASPSSPVKSAQGGQESSGRRKTSKYFASDKQNKEDPSEISEVTAKRKAKSDDVKPSPVKKSRKVDDDDDDDDDFVMPKTEKSSVEATPSKKLKSGSGKGIPIASVKEDDVVISPKSAGRGRGRGRTAGGRGTKLESDEGNADDDEDAKEVKSAGRGRGGRGGSAAAGGGRGGGRGGFMAFGERKDPPHKGEKEVPEGSAECLSGLTFVISGTLDSLEREEAEDLIKRYGGRVTGSVSKKTNYLLCDEDIGGRKSAKAKELGTGFLTEDGLFDMIRASNRSKSTKKEDPKKQVDKIATPSKASPIKGGNKKEEVCESPQKGKATTHASPGVASSMRKKPTVGQSSLPWTEKYKPKVPNDIIGNQSLVKQLHDWLIHWNDNFLNGASKAKGKKQSDSGAKKAILLSGTPGIGKTTSAKLVSQMLGFQTIEVNASDSRGKADAKIEKGIGSSTANSVKELVSNQSLSVDFDRSKHPKAVLIMDEVDGMSAGDRGGVADLIASIKISKIPIICICNDRYSQKLKSLVNYCLLLSFRKPTKQQMAKRLLQVANAEKIQVNEVALEELAERVNGDMRMALNQLQYMSLSMSVIKFDDVRQRLLTSSKDEDISPFTAVDKLFGYNGGKLRMDERFDLSMSDMDLVPLLIQENYINYRPSTAGKDENGLKRLNLIARAADSIASGDIINVQIRRYQKWQLSQSSSLVSAIIPAALLRGQRETLEQGERNFNRFGGWLGKNSTMGKNYRLLEDAHVHLLASLQFNLGRSTLCLDYLSLLLKHMTDPLKTLPKDEGVEKVVEFMDAYSISQEDFESLMLMSKFQGRPNLLEGVQPAVKAALTKAYNKGSKTRVIRTADLITLPGIKKAPKKRVQAMLEPVDVGDATVENEENNSDDVEDLEGDAEEEKPKVDIASLSSKGIQVQVDAKKASGSKKAPAAGGGGGRGRGGGAAPKRKR, from the exons atg CCAGATATCAGAAAATGGTTCATGAAGCAACATGACAAAGCAGATGATAATGGCAAAGCACCAAAACCTGCAAAACCCACACTTGCGATACCTGGGAAGGTGTCAACTGCTAAAGATGCCTCACCTTCATCACCTGTGAAATCC GCACAAGGTGGTCAAGAAAGTTCCGGGAGGCGGAAAACCAGTAAATACTTTGCCAGTGACAAACAAAACAAAGAAGATCCTTCAGAAATATCTGAAGTCACAGCAAAAAGAAAGGCAAAGAGTGATGATGTGAAGCCGTCACCTGTAAAGAAGTCACGGAAagtggatgatgatgatgatgatgatgacgacttTGTAATGCCCAAAACTGAAAAAAGCTCAGTTGAAGCAACTCCTAGTAAGAAACTTAAGAGTGGTTCAGGTAAGGGAATTCCCATTGCAAGTGTGAAAGAAGATGATGTTGTGATAAGTCCTAAATCTGCTGGAAGAGGTCGTGGTAGGGGTAGGACAGCTGGTGGAAGGGGGACAAAGTTGGAAAGTGATGAGGGCAATgctgatgatgatgaggatgctAAGGAGGTTAAGTCTGCTGGCCGTGGTCGTGGTGGAAGGGGTGGTTCAGCGGCGGCAGGTGGTGGAAGAGGTGGTGGGCGTGGTGGATTCATGGCTTTCGGTGAAAGAAAAGATCCTCCCCACAAAGGAGAAAAG GAAGTTCCGGAAGGTTCTGCTGAGTGTTTATCTGGTTTGACATTTGTCATCAGTGGAACACTCGACAGTTTGGAAAGAGAAGAAGCTGAAGATTTGATTAAACGATATGGTGGTCGTGTTACTGGATCTGTTAGCAAGAAAACG AATTATCTTTTATGCGATGAAGATATTGGCGGAAGGAAATCAGCAAAAGCAAAAGAGCTAGG TACTGGTTTTCTCACTGAGGATGGATTGTTTGACATGATTCGTGCATCAAATCGTTCAAAATCCACCAAAAAAGAAGATCCCAAGAAACAAGTGGACAAAATAGCAACACCTTCAAAAGCAAGCCCTATTAAAGGAGGAAATAAAa AGGAAGAAGTTTGTGAATCTCCACAAAAGGGTAAAGCTACCACGCATGCTAGTCCAGGTGTCGCTTCTTCCATGCGGAAAAAACCAACAGTGGGCCAGTCTTCACTACCATGGACAGAAAAGTACAAACCAAAGGTTCCAAATGATATCATTGGGAATCAGTCTCTAGTTAAGCAGCTTCATGATTGGTTGATACATTGGAATGATAATTTCCTAAATGGTGCCAGCAAGGCGAAGGGAAAGAAACAGAGCGACTCAGGGGCAAAGAAGGCAATATTGCTAAGTGGTACACCTGGCATAGGGAAGACCACGTCAGCAAAGTTGGTTAGTCAGATGCTTGGGTTCCAGACAATTGAGGTTAATGCCAGTGATAGTCGTGGAAAAGCTGATGCCAAAATTGAAAAGGGAATTGGTAGTAGCACTGCTAATTCTGTAAAAGAGCTTGTTAGTAATCAATCTttaagtgttgactttgaccggtcAAAGCATCCAAAGGCGGTGTTGATTATGGATGAGGTTGATGGTATGTCTGCTGGAGATAGAGGTGGTGTGGCTGATCTTATTGCCAGCATTAAAATATCTAAAATCCCTATAATTTGTATATGCAATGATCGATATAGTCAAAAACTAAAAAGCTTGGTCAACTACTGCTTACTTCTTTCCTTCCGGAAACCAACAAAACAACAAATGGCGAAAAGATTGTTACAAGTTGCAAATGCAGAAAAGATTCAAGTAAATGAGGTGGCACTTGAGGAACTAGCTGAAAGAGTTAATGGAGATATGCGTATGGCTCTGAATCAATTACAATACATGAGTCTCTCAATGTCTGTCATTAAGTTTGATGATGTGAGACAACGCCTTCTTACTAGCTCTAAAGACGAAGACATTTCTCCATTTACAGCAGTTGATAA GTTGTTTGGTTACAATGGTGGAAAGCTACGGATGGATGAACGGTTTGATCTGAGCATGAGtgatatggatttagtacctcTTTTGATTCAGGAAAACTATATAAACTACAGGCCAAGTACAGCTGGCAAAGATGAGAATGGTCTCAAGAGGTTGAACTTGATCGCACGTGCTGCTGATTCAATTGCAAGTGGAGATATAATCAATGTACAAATAAGAAGATATCAAAAGTGGCAACTCTCTCAAAGTAGTTCGCTCGTGTCAGCTATAATCCC GGCTGCTTTGTTACGTGGACAAAGGGAAACACTTGAACAG ggtgaacgaaacTTTAACAGATTTGGGGGGTGGCTTGGAAAGAACTCTACCATGGGAAAGAATTATAGGCTTCTTGAAGATGCTCATGTTCATCTTTTAGCTTCTCTACAATTCAATTTGGGCAG GTCGACCCTGTGTCTCGATTATCTGTCTCTTCTACTTAAGCACATGACTGATCCATTAAAGACACTGCCAAAG gatgaaggtgttgaaaaGGTCGTGGAGTTTATGGATGCATACTCTATTAGTCAGGAGGATTTTGAGTCACTGATGCTGATGTCCAAGTTTCAG GGGAGGCCGAATTTACTTGAGGGTGTGCAACCTGCTGTGAAAGCTGCACTGACGAAGGCGTACAATAAAGGAAGCAAGACACGGGTGATACGTACAGCAGATTTGATCACACTTCCAGGCATTAAAAAAGCTCCAAAGAAACGGGTTCAAGCAATGCTAGAGCCAGTAGATGTTGGTGATGCAACAGTGGAGAATGAGGAAAACAACTCGGATGATGTTGAGGATTTGG aaggtGATGCTGAGGAGGAAAAGCCTAAAGTGGACATTGCAAGCCTCTCTTCAAAAG gaATTCAAGTACAAGTGGATGCAAAAAAGGCTTCAGGCTCAAAGAAGGCCCCTGCTGCAGGAGGAGGAGGAGGCAGGGGAAGAGGGGGTGGTGCTGCTCCCAAAAGGAAAAGATGA